A segment of the Desulfobulbaceae bacterium genome:
GAAAAAGAACAAATGATACCCATTGCAACCCAACCAAGCAACTCAATAAACTCAAGTAACCCAAGCAACCCGAGTAACCCAAGTAACCAATTAACCGGGTGTAATCAACCCAAGCAACTCAACAAACCCAATAAACCCAAGCAACCCAACAAACCCGAGTAACTAACAATCAAGGTATGCTGATGCCAACTATTTCAATGTTTTATGGTATTATATGTTAAAGTAATGGAGGTAGATATGTATTTGTCGGTGATAGGTGTGACACCACTTGAAGGGTATAGACTTCAATTAACTTTTGAGAACAATGAAGATAGAATTTTTGATGTAACTCCATACTTGAACACTGGGAAATTTTCGGAGTTAACGAATAGAGATTTATTCAATAGTGTGAAAGTGAAATTTGATTCAATAGAGTGGGACAATCATTTGGATTTAGATCCAGAATTATTATATGAGAAAAGCACACTATTTTTGGAACCAACGAACTAACAAAACCAAGTAACAAACTAACTGTTGTTAATAACCAATTAGCCGGGTGAATCAACCCAACGAACTCAATAAACCCAAGCAACCCCATCGCCCAACAAAAGTCATTTAAAGAAGAACTGAACCAACGATAGGAGAATTTAATTATGCAAAGCATACGGAAAAAAATTGTGACGGATGAAGGGTTGCATCCTATTGCTGTGCAAATCGATTACGCAGATTGGCTAGAAATTGAGAAGATTATTGATTTTAAGGAAAAGGAAAATGCTACTAAGCAATTTAATATAAATAAGTATGCTGGTGTTATTTCCTTAACCGAAGATCCTCTGCAATTTCAAAGTGAAATTAGGGGTGAGTGGCATTGAAGTACCTTCTCGACACAAATGTTATACTGTATCTGCTTGGCGGTAAATTGCTGGAACCTTTACCGGAAGGAAGATATTTCGCTTCTGTGATAACAG
Coding sequences within it:
- a CDS encoding DUF2442 domain-containing protein encodes the protein MYLSVIGVTPLEGYRLQLTFENNEDRIFDVTPYLNTGKFSELTNRDLFNSVKVKFDSIEWDNHLDLDPELLYEKSTLFLEPTN